From Carya illinoinensis cultivar Pawnee chromosome 5, C.illinoinensisPawnee_v1, whole genome shotgun sequence, one genomic window encodes:
- the LOC122309800 gene encoding protein OBERON 3-like isoform X1: MFGEKDLSNGAVSCERDNSSLGRLSRHISDLRKENPDEKMRFSEKGMGFLRESVTGSDGFRSKHLKAGTSGSQELTLSYLCDSSKLGLSEREIPAKSLLNTFEKVGLKRREPDNSNQDEKWVERDFLNLNETRGNSSKQEIEDDVEGENIVDKKPKLDILNLSLALPDVSHSISALNPSQNADPPARSKPTRSMQSLAPSGNNQQTTCSNDFTAPSMSYSFSHPLSHNPSCSLTRNSTENYEYSVGREDQIWNCGEGTNGSVHSRFKPIGDGVVTLSNHGGGLFSTLQGNQSNRNKELCNNSHYKTTTSSDNHSFFPSELPARPRFDTQSGDSRGRGSEGLRNFEGVDGGGRVRKASRPERIIRDIISDPIPTMAQTIQELPDDTVALVKDYLKCIITMPEKKEELVGLQSCLERRSDFTKETLSKCHKVQLEILIAVKMGLGSYLSREIRLPIAELVEIFLYMRCRNVNCRSMLPVDDCDCKICSANKGFCSQCMCPICLNYDCANNTCSWVGCDVCSHWCHAVCGIQKNLIKPGPSLKGPSGTTEMQFHCIGCGHASEMFGFVKDVFLCCAKDWGLLTLKKELDCVCKIFRGSEDYKGKELHMKADEMLSNLESKLISPLDACNVIIQFFNYTGSMPDFPASGAVSKTLVATQAILGKEATPLLHATSLPPMYTSYNTSSSSMRNDPLSIDLRQSDLKPSIISELTTEVDFRFGPMPKKDGFDSLESLVRIKEAEARMFQSKADDAMREAEGFRRMIKTKTEKLEEEYAGKLGKLCLQETEERRRKKLEELKVLENSHCDYYNMKMRMQADIDGLLERMEATKEQWV, from the exons ATGTTCGGAGAGAAAGATCTCTCTAATGGTGCTGTTTCCTGTGAGCGCGACAATAGTTCTCTGGGAAGGCTCAGTCGGCACATTTCTGACCTAAGAAAGGAGAACCCAGATGAGAAAATGAGATTTTCTGAGAAGGGTATGGGTTTTCTCAGAGAATCAGTTACGGGTTCCGATGGTTTCCGATCAAAACACCTCAAAGCAGGGACCTCGGGCTCCCAGGAGCTCACTCTCAGCTACCTCTGCGACAGTTCCAAACTGGGTCTTTCCGAGAGGGAGATTCCGGCGAAAAGTTTGCTCAATACCTTCGAGAAAGTCGGCCTCAAACGCAGAGAACCCGATAATTCAAACCAAGATGAAAAATGGGTAGAGAGAGATTTCCTGAATTTGAACGAAACCAGAGGAAATTCTTCGAAACAAGAGATCGAGGACGATGTTGAGGGGGAGAATATTGTAGATAAGAAGCCAAAGCTAGATATTCTGAATCTGTCTCTAGCTTTGCCTGATGTGTCACACTCTATCAGTGCTCTCAACCCTTCACAAAATGCCGATCCTCCGGCTCGGTCGAAGCCTACTAGGAGTATGCAATCTTTGGCACCATCTGGTAACAATCAGCAAACCACTTGCTCCAATGATTTCACGGCGCCTTCGATGTCGTACTCGTTTTCCCACCCTCTTTCCCACAACCCCAGTTGCTCGCTCACCCGTAATTCGACGGAGAATTACGAATATTCGGTGGGGAGGGAGGACCAGATTTGGAATTGTGGGGAGGGAACTAATGGTTCGGTTCATAGTCGGTTTAAGCCCATTGGCGATGGGGTAGTGACGCTGTCGAATCACGGTGGAGGTCTTTTTTCGACGTTGCAGGGAAATCAGAGCAATCGTAATAAGGAATTGTGTAATAATAGTCATTATAAGACTACTACGAGCTCGGATAACCATTCGTTTTTCCCGTCGGAGCTCCCAGCTAGGCCAAGGTTTGATACGCAGTCAGGCGATTCGAGGGGACGCGGTTCGGAGGGTTTGAGGAATTTTGAGGGTGTAGATGGTGGTGGGAGAGTTAGAAAGGCTTCTAGACCGGAGAGGATTATTCGCGACATCATATCGGATCCTATTCCTACCATGGCTCAGACAATTCAGGAGCTTCCCGATGACACCGTTGCATTGGTCAAGGATTACTTGAAATGTATCATTACAATGCCTGAGAAGAAAGAGGAGTTAGTAGGACTACAAAGCTGTCTTGAACGAAGATCCGATTTTACCAAGGAGACTTTGTCAAAGTGTCACAAGGTGCAATTGGAAATTTTGATTGCTGTGAAAATGGGACTTGGAAGCTACTTATCTCGTGAGATTCGCCTGCCAATAGCTGAGCTGGTGGAGATTTTTTTGTACATGAGATGTAGAAATGTGAACTGCCGGAGCATGCTGCCTGTTGATGATTGTGATTGCAAGATTTGCTCGGCGAACAAGGGGTTTTGCAGTCAGTGCATGTGTCCCATCTgtttgaattatgattgtgcAAACAATACTTGCAGTTGGGTTGGTTGTGACGTATGCTCCCATTGGTGCCATGCGGTTTGTGGCATTCAGAAGAATCTGATTAAACCGGGTCCTAGCTTGAAGGGCCCTTCAGGGACTACTGAGATGCAGTTTCACTGCATTGGGTGTGGTCATGCGTCGGAAATGTTTGGTTTCGTGAAGGACGTGTTTTTGTGCTGTGCCAAAGATTGGGGCTTGCTAACCCTGAAGAAGGAGCTTGACTGTGTATGCAAGATTTTCAGGGGAAGTGAAGATTACAAAGGCAAGGAATTGCATATGAAAGCTGATGAGATGCTATCCAATCTTGAAAGTAAATTGATCTCTCCTTTGGATGCCTGCAACGTTATTATTCAGTTCTTCAACT acACAGGGTCCATGCCTGACTTTCCTGCTTCAGGTGCGGTTTCAAAAACTTTGGTGGCAACTCAAGCCATCCTTGGGAAAGAAGCAACGCCTCTTCTGCATGCCACTTCTCTACCCCCAATGTATACTTCATACAACACGAGCTCTTCTAGTATGCGTAATGATCCACTGTCTATTGATCTTCGCCAAAGTGACCTCAAACCTTCCATCATAAGTGAATTGACAACAGAGGTTGATTTCCGGTTTGGTCCAATGCCAAAGAAAGATGGGTTTGACAGCTTGGAAAGTTTAGTGAGGATCAAGGAAGCAGAGGCGAGGATGTTCCAGAGCAAGGCAGATGATGCAATGAGAGAGGCTGAAGGTTTCCGACGAATGATCAAGACCAAGACTGAAAAGTTGGAAGAGGAGTACGCTGGAAAGCTAGGCAAACTATGTTTGCAAGAGACAGAGGAAAGACGAAGGAAGAAACTGGAGGAGCTAAAGGTTTTGGAAAATTCTCATTGTGATTATTACAACATGAAAATGAGAATGCAAGCTGATATTGACGGTTTGTTGGAGAGAATGGAGGCAACAAAGGAGCAATGGGTGTGA
- the LOC122309800 gene encoding protein OBERON 3-like isoform X2 has translation MFGEKDLSNGAVSCERDNSSLGRLSRHISDLRKENPDEKMRFSEKGMGFLRESVTGSDGFRSKHLKAGTSGSQELTLSYLCDSSKLGLSEREIPAKSLLNTFEKVGLKRREPDNSNQDEKWVERDFLNLNETRGNSSKQEIEDDVEGENIVDKKPKLDILNLSLALPDVSHSISALNPSQNADPPARSKPTRSMQSLAPSGNNQQTTCSNDFTAPSMSYSFSHPLSHNPSCSLTRNSTENYEYSVGREDQIWNCGEGTNGSVHSRFKPIGDGVVTLSNHGGGLFSTLQGNQSNRNKELCNNSHYKTTTSSDNHSFFPSELPARPRFDTQSGDSRGRGSEGLRNFEGVDGGGRVRKASRPERIIRDIISDPIPTMAQTIQELPDDTVALVKDYLKCIITMPEKKEELVGLQSCLERRSDFTKETLSKCHKVQLEILIAVKMGLGSYLSREIRLPIAELVEIFLYMRCRNVNCRSMLPVDDCDCKICSANKGFCSQCMCPICLNYDCANNTCSWVGCDVCSHWCHAVCGIQKNLIKPGPSLKGPSGTTEMQFHCIGCGHASEMFGFVKDVFLCCAKDWGLLTLKKELDCVCKIFRGSEDYKGKELHMKADEMLSNLESKLISPLDACNVIIQFFNCAVSKTLVATQAILGKEATPLLHATSLPPMYTSYNTSSSSMRNDPLSIDLRQSDLKPSIISELTTEVDFRFGPMPKKDGFDSLESLVRIKEAEARMFQSKADDAMREAEGFRRMIKTKTEKLEEEYAGKLGKLCLQETEERRRKKLEELKVLENSHCDYYNMKMRMQADIDGLLERMEATKEQWV, from the exons ATGTTCGGAGAGAAAGATCTCTCTAATGGTGCTGTTTCCTGTGAGCGCGACAATAGTTCTCTGGGAAGGCTCAGTCGGCACATTTCTGACCTAAGAAAGGAGAACCCAGATGAGAAAATGAGATTTTCTGAGAAGGGTATGGGTTTTCTCAGAGAATCAGTTACGGGTTCCGATGGTTTCCGATCAAAACACCTCAAAGCAGGGACCTCGGGCTCCCAGGAGCTCACTCTCAGCTACCTCTGCGACAGTTCCAAACTGGGTCTTTCCGAGAGGGAGATTCCGGCGAAAAGTTTGCTCAATACCTTCGAGAAAGTCGGCCTCAAACGCAGAGAACCCGATAATTCAAACCAAGATGAAAAATGGGTAGAGAGAGATTTCCTGAATTTGAACGAAACCAGAGGAAATTCTTCGAAACAAGAGATCGAGGACGATGTTGAGGGGGAGAATATTGTAGATAAGAAGCCAAAGCTAGATATTCTGAATCTGTCTCTAGCTTTGCCTGATGTGTCACACTCTATCAGTGCTCTCAACCCTTCACAAAATGCCGATCCTCCGGCTCGGTCGAAGCCTACTAGGAGTATGCAATCTTTGGCACCATCTGGTAACAATCAGCAAACCACTTGCTCCAATGATTTCACGGCGCCTTCGATGTCGTACTCGTTTTCCCACCCTCTTTCCCACAACCCCAGTTGCTCGCTCACCCGTAATTCGACGGAGAATTACGAATATTCGGTGGGGAGGGAGGACCAGATTTGGAATTGTGGGGAGGGAACTAATGGTTCGGTTCATAGTCGGTTTAAGCCCATTGGCGATGGGGTAGTGACGCTGTCGAATCACGGTGGAGGTCTTTTTTCGACGTTGCAGGGAAATCAGAGCAATCGTAATAAGGAATTGTGTAATAATAGTCATTATAAGACTACTACGAGCTCGGATAACCATTCGTTTTTCCCGTCGGAGCTCCCAGCTAGGCCAAGGTTTGATACGCAGTCAGGCGATTCGAGGGGACGCGGTTCGGAGGGTTTGAGGAATTTTGAGGGTGTAGATGGTGGTGGGAGAGTTAGAAAGGCTTCTAGACCGGAGAGGATTATTCGCGACATCATATCGGATCCTATTCCTACCATGGCTCAGACAATTCAGGAGCTTCCCGATGACACCGTTGCATTGGTCAAGGATTACTTGAAATGTATCATTACAATGCCTGAGAAGAAAGAGGAGTTAGTAGGACTACAAAGCTGTCTTGAACGAAGATCCGATTTTACCAAGGAGACTTTGTCAAAGTGTCACAAGGTGCAATTGGAAATTTTGATTGCTGTGAAAATGGGACTTGGAAGCTACTTATCTCGTGAGATTCGCCTGCCAATAGCTGAGCTGGTGGAGATTTTTTTGTACATGAGATGTAGAAATGTGAACTGCCGGAGCATGCTGCCTGTTGATGATTGTGATTGCAAGATTTGCTCGGCGAACAAGGGGTTTTGCAGTCAGTGCATGTGTCCCATCTgtttgaattatgattgtgcAAACAATACTTGCAGTTGGGTTGGTTGTGACGTATGCTCCCATTGGTGCCATGCGGTTTGTGGCATTCAGAAGAATCTGATTAAACCGGGTCCTAGCTTGAAGGGCCCTTCAGGGACTACTGAGATGCAGTTTCACTGCATTGGGTGTGGTCATGCGTCGGAAATGTTTGGTTTCGTGAAGGACGTGTTTTTGTGCTGTGCCAAAGATTGGGGCTTGCTAACCCTGAAGAAGGAGCTTGACTGTGTATGCAAGATTTTCAGGGGAAGTGAAGATTACAAAGGCAAGGAATTGCATATGAAAGCTGATGAGATGCTATCCAATCTTGAAAGTAAATTGATCTCTCCTTTGGATGCCTGCAACGTTATTATTCAGTTCTTCAACT GTGCGGTTTCAAAAACTTTGGTGGCAACTCAAGCCATCCTTGGGAAAGAAGCAACGCCTCTTCTGCATGCCACTTCTCTACCCCCAATGTATACTTCATACAACACGAGCTCTTCTAGTATGCGTAATGATCCACTGTCTATTGATCTTCGCCAAAGTGACCTCAAACCTTCCATCATAAGTGAATTGACAACAGAGGTTGATTTCCGGTTTGGTCCAATGCCAAAGAAAGATGGGTTTGACAGCTTGGAAAGTTTAGTGAGGATCAAGGAAGCAGAGGCGAGGATGTTCCAGAGCAAGGCAGATGATGCAATGAGAGAGGCTGAAGGTTTCCGACGAATGATCAAGACCAAGACTGAAAAGTTGGAAGAGGAGTACGCTGGAAAGCTAGGCAAACTATGTTTGCAAGAGACAGAGGAAAGACGAAGGAAGAAACTGGAGGAGCTAAAGGTTTTGGAAAATTCTCATTGTGATTATTACAACATGAAAATGAGAATGCAAGCTGATATTGACGGTTTGTTGGAGAGAATGGAGGCAACAAAGGAGCAATGGGTGTGA
- the LOC122311784 gene encoding protein FAR1-RELATED SEQUENCE 5-like isoform X2, with protein MNKSFGSLVVGVGGFENLPFLEKDCRNYIDKARHLRLGAGGAGALREYFERMQYKNPGFFASMDLDDDGRLKNVFWADPRSRAAYDSFGDVVTFDTTYLTNRYGMPFAPFVGVNHHGQSTLLGAGLISTEDTATFVWLFKTWLQCMDGIAPRAIITDQDRAMKNAIAIVFPQSRHRFCLWHILKKVPEKLSSYSAYKSGMKNALMKCVYDTQNVAEFESAWEQLISTYKLEENAWLKSLYTEREHWVPAFLKDTFWAGMSTTQRSESMNAFFDGYVHAKTNLKEFVDQFDNALKKKIENENNADFHSFSVTIPCISRSPIEKKFQELYTNAKFREVQRELQCLIDLAPELLKRDGGVKTYLVEDEVHVEDFTKLVTYSVDFSDVDTAANCSCGLFQMRGILCRHILVVFKCNGIKALPKQYILDRWRKDIKRRYTLINSSYDQGAQRADANRYSTLLNICYKMITHAAGSKKHTEDATQKLYSMIELYSDNQEPPSRTCTGSNVVPSIPDVSTCAGSDKVLSPLIVRGKGRPPSLRRASTMEKEIRKVRAKAKNATVKGKRKQRDGGDTPLPDTCRNLFGPSDKDTCDVGLSQLVEESSILEKCRTQRQGSMIGSQEMVCFPLDGSQPVDGSQPVDGTDS; from the exons ATGAATAAGAGTTTCGGATCTCTTGTCGTTGGCGTGGGAGGTTTCGAAAACCTACCGtttttggaaaaggattgtCGGAATTACATCGATAAGGCAAGACATTTACGACTTGGCGCTGGTGGTGCTGGTGCGCTTCGGGAATATTTTGAACGGATGCAATACAAGAATCCTGGGTTCTTTGCGTCGATGGATTTAGATGACGACGGGAGGTTGAAGAATGTCTTCTGGGCAGACCCCCGTAGTAGGGCAGCCTATGACTCTTTCGGTGATGTGGTTACATTTGACACCACATATCTGACGAATAGATATGGGATGCCATtcgcaccatttgttggtgtaaaccaccacggCCAGTCAACTCTTCTGGGAGCAGGATTGATATCCACTGAGGATACGGCAACATTTGTGTGGTTATTCAAGACCTGGTTAcagtgtatggatggtatagctCCTAGAGCTATTATCACAGATCAGGACAGAGCAATGAAGAATGCTATTGCTATTGTCTTTCCACAGAGTCGACATCGATTTTGTTTGTGGCATATACTGAAAAAAGTTCCTGAGAAGCTTTCCTCCTATTCTGCCTACAAAAGTGGGATGAAAAATGCTTTGATGAAATGCGTGTATGACACTCAAAATGTTGCAGAGTTTGAAAGCGCTTGGGAGCAATTAATCAGCACTTACAAGTTGGAGGAGAATGCGTGGCTGAAAAGTTTATACACTGAGCGTGAGCATTGGGTACCGGCATTCTTGAAAGATACTTTTTGGGCGGGGATGAGTACAACGCAGCggagcgagagcatgaatgctttcTTTGATGGTTATGTTCACGCGAAgacaaacttgaaagagtttgtcgaCCAGTTTGACAACgcattgaagaagaaaattgagaatgaaaataacGCTGACTTTCACTCATTTAGCGTGACCATTCCTTGTATATCTAGATCTCCGATCGAAAAGAAGTTTCAAGAATTATACACGAATGCAAAATTCAGGGAAGTCCAGCGAGAATTGCAATGTCTAATAGATTTGGCTCCAGAATTACTTAAGAGAGATGGTGGTGTCAAGACGTATCTTGTTGAGGATGAAGTTCATGTGGAAGACTTCACTAAGCTAGTGACATATTCAGTGGACTTTAGTGATGTGGATACAGCTGCAAACTGTTCATGTGGGCTATTTCAGATGAGGGGTATACTGTGCAggcatattttggttgtttttaaATGTAATGGTATAAAAGCTTTGCCAAAACAGTATATTTTAGACAGATGGAGGAAGGACATTAAGAGGAGGTACACGTTAATCAACAGCAGCTATGACCAAGGGGCTCAGCGAGCAGATGCTAACAGATATTCTACTTTGTTGAATATATGTTATAAGATGATTACTCACGCTGCGGGTTCAAAAAAACATACTGAGGATGCTACACAGAAGTTGTATTCAATGATTGAGTTATATAGTGACAACCAAGAACCTCCATCAAGAACATGCACGGGATCCAATGTTGTTCCTTCGATACCGGATGTTTCTACATGTGCGGGTTCAGATAAAGTACTCAGTCCATTGATAGTAAGAGGAAAAGGCAGACCACcatctctgaggagagcatcgACCATGGAAAAAGAGATAAGGAAAGTACGGGCGAAGGCCAAGAATGCAACAGTCAAGGGAAAACGTAAACAG agagatggaggagatacACCATTGCCGGACACTTGCCGGAATTTATTTGGCCCGTCAGATAAAGATACTTGTGATGTTGGATTGTCGCAG CTTGTTGAAGAAAGCTCAATTCTGGAAAAATGTCGAACCCAGCGCCAAGGATCAATGATCGGGAGTCAAGAAATG GTGTGCTTTCcgttggatggatcacaaccgGTGGATGGATCACAACCGGTGGATG GTACTGATTCATGA
- the LOC122311784 gene encoding protein FAR1-RELATED SEQUENCE 5-like isoform X1 — protein MNKSFGSLVVGVGGFENLPFLEKDCRNYIDKARHLRLGAGGAGALREYFERMQYKNPGFFASMDLDDDGRLKNVFWADPRSRAAYDSFGDVVTFDTTYLTNRYGMPFAPFVGVNHHGQSTLLGAGLISTEDTATFVWLFKTWLQCMDGIAPRAIITDQDRAMKNAIAIVFPQSRHRFCLWHILKKVPEKLSSYSAYKSGMKNALMKCVYDTQNVAEFESAWEQLISTYKLEENAWLKSLYTEREHWVPAFLKDTFWAGMSTTQRSESMNAFFDGYVHAKTNLKEFVDQFDNALKKKIENENNADFHSFSVTIPCISRSPIEKKFQELYTNAKFREVQRELQCLIDLAPELLKRDGGVKTYLVEDEVHVEDFTKLVTYSVDFSDVDTAANCSCGLFQMRGILCRHILVVFKCNGIKALPKQYILDRWRKDIKRRYTLINSSYDQGAQRADANRYSTLLNICYKMITHAAGSKKHTEDATQKLYSMIELYSDNQEPPSRTCTGSNVVPSIPDVSTCAGSDKVLSPLIVRGKGRPPSLRRASTMEKEIRKVRAKAKNATVKGKRKQRDGGDTPLPDTCRNLFGPSDKDTCDVGLSQLVEESSILEKCRTQRQGSMIGSQEMVLIHDPTTSEIYSMLIPHKCPRPELLS, from the exons ATGAATAAGAGTTTCGGATCTCTTGTCGTTGGCGTGGGAGGTTTCGAAAACCTACCGtttttggaaaaggattgtCGGAATTACATCGATAAGGCAAGACATTTACGACTTGGCGCTGGTGGTGCTGGTGCGCTTCGGGAATATTTTGAACGGATGCAATACAAGAATCCTGGGTTCTTTGCGTCGATGGATTTAGATGACGACGGGAGGTTGAAGAATGTCTTCTGGGCAGACCCCCGTAGTAGGGCAGCCTATGACTCTTTCGGTGATGTGGTTACATTTGACACCACATATCTGACGAATAGATATGGGATGCCATtcgcaccatttgttggtgtaaaccaccacggCCAGTCAACTCTTCTGGGAGCAGGATTGATATCCACTGAGGATACGGCAACATTTGTGTGGTTATTCAAGACCTGGTTAcagtgtatggatggtatagctCCTAGAGCTATTATCACAGATCAGGACAGAGCAATGAAGAATGCTATTGCTATTGTCTTTCCACAGAGTCGACATCGATTTTGTTTGTGGCATATACTGAAAAAAGTTCCTGAGAAGCTTTCCTCCTATTCTGCCTACAAAAGTGGGATGAAAAATGCTTTGATGAAATGCGTGTATGACACTCAAAATGTTGCAGAGTTTGAAAGCGCTTGGGAGCAATTAATCAGCACTTACAAGTTGGAGGAGAATGCGTGGCTGAAAAGTTTATACACTGAGCGTGAGCATTGGGTACCGGCATTCTTGAAAGATACTTTTTGGGCGGGGATGAGTACAACGCAGCggagcgagagcatgaatgctttcTTTGATGGTTATGTTCACGCGAAgacaaacttgaaagagtttgtcgaCCAGTTTGACAACgcattgaagaagaaaattgagaatgaaaataacGCTGACTTTCACTCATTTAGCGTGACCATTCCTTGTATATCTAGATCTCCGATCGAAAAGAAGTTTCAAGAATTATACACGAATGCAAAATTCAGGGAAGTCCAGCGAGAATTGCAATGTCTAATAGATTTGGCTCCAGAATTACTTAAGAGAGATGGTGGTGTCAAGACGTATCTTGTTGAGGATGAAGTTCATGTGGAAGACTTCACTAAGCTAGTGACATATTCAGTGGACTTTAGTGATGTGGATACAGCTGCAAACTGTTCATGTGGGCTATTTCAGATGAGGGGTATACTGTGCAggcatattttggttgtttttaaATGTAATGGTATAAAAGCTTTGCCAAAACAGTATATTTTAGACAGATGGAGGAAGGACATTAAGAGGAGGTACACGTTAATCAACAGCAGCTATGACCAAGGGGCTCAGCGAGCAGATGCTAACAGATATTCTACTTTGTTGAATATATGTTATAAGATGATTACTCACGCTGCGGGTTCAAAAAAACATACTGAGGATGCTACACAGAAGTTGTATTCAATGATTGAGTTATATAGTGACAACCAAGAACCTCCATCAAGAACATGCACGGGATCCAATGTTGTTCCTTCGATACCGGATGTTTCTACATGTGCGGGTTCAGATAAAGTACTCAGTCCATTGATAGTAAGAGGAAAAGGCAGACCACcatctctgaggagagcatcgACCATGGAAAAAGAGATAAGGAAAGTACGGGCGAAGGCCAAGAATGCAACAGTCAAGGGAAAACGTAAACAG agagatggaggagatacACCATTGCCGGACACTTGCCGGAATTTATTTGGCCCGTCAGATAAAGATACTTGTGATGTTGGATTGTCGCAG CTTGTTGAAGAAAGCTCAATTCTGGAAAAATGTCGAACCCAGCGCCAAGGATCAATGATCGGGAGTCAAGAAATG GTACTGATTCATGACCCCACCACGTCAGAAATATATAGCATGCTCATCCCACACAAATGCCCACGGCCAGAATTACTAAGTTAA
- the LOC122311732 gene encoding uncharacterized protein LOC122311732 — MSSSTTTSSSPFAKQNLPHPLCFCEIEAQLRFSNTQNNPGRPFLSCPKYNKEGLPYCKYFKWVEGHEYKMAVRPETDAEFCSKEIELKMLVNEIEKLIIDLRKRVDEFEFVLSNRNEELLKELVAVVREAEVRRARTLVRVFWALAVVVAYFWVVHK, encoded by the exons ATGTCATCATCCACGACAACGTCTTCTTCCCCTTTTGCCAAACAAAATCTCCCTCATCCATTATGCTTCTGTGAGATAGAAGCCCAACTGAGATTCTCAAATACTCAAAATAATCCAGGACGTCCCTTTTTAAGTTGTCCAAAGTACAACAAAGAG GGCTTACCATATTGTAAGTATTTCAAATGGGTAGAGGGCCATGAATACAAGATGGCGGTCCGTCCAGAAACTGATGCTGAATTTTGCAGCAAGGAAATAGAGCTGAAGATGTTAGTCAATGAGATTGAAAAGCTCATTATTGATTTGCGTAAAAGAGTAGACGAATTCGAGTTCGTACTATCCAACAGAAATGAGGAGTTATTGAAGGAGTTGGTGGCTGTTGTACGTGAAGCTGAAGTTAGACGTGCACGCACATTAGTCCGTGTGTTTTGGGCTTTAGCAGTTGTTGTAGCGTATTTTTGGGTGGTGCATAAGTAA